In one window of Molothrus aeneus isolate 106 unplaced genomic scaffold, BPBGC_Maene_1.0 scaffold_468, whole genome shotgun sequence DNA:
- the MBLAC1 gene encoding metallo-beta-lactamase domain-containing protein 1, which yields MPRGYRTSPLGSLSIPGPLYSVHVLRVGYNRPNPDGSCLADGSVTLLLGGPLTVLVDTGGPWLRPLLPGLLAAHGVAPRDVTHVVVTHGHSDHAGNLNVFPGATLLVGFDLSRGEGLYLPHGLARGAPLELHPGHLRVAPMPGHTRAHVSLLAEGTSAGTVAVAGDAFEHGEDEGEWEALSEEPDAQRRSREGLVAVADVIVPGHGEPFRVVREWGERGQQQEEEEEEEEEGRWRCGGGEVEEEEEKEEKKEKKKEKKEEEEEKKKKKEKMEEEGGTSGHEDNEEEEEEGRWRCGGGEVEEEEEKKKKKEKKEEKKEKMEEEGGTSGHEDNEEEEEEE from the coding sequence atgcccCGTGGGTACCGCACGTCCCCGCTGGGCTCCCTGTCCATCCCGGGCCCCCTCTACTCCGTTCACGTTCTCCGCGTGGGCTACAACCGCCCCAACCCCGACGGCTCCTGCCTGGCCGACGGCTCCGTCACGCTGCTCCTCGGGGGTCCCCTGACCGTGCTGGTGGACACGGGCGGCCCCTGGCTCCGGCCGCTCCTGCCCGGCCTGCTGGCGGCCCACGGCGTGGCCCCGCGCGACGTCACCCACGTGGTGGTGACCCACGGGCACTCGGACCACGCGGGCAACCTGAACGTCTTCCCGGGGGCCACGCTGCTGGTGGGCTTCGACCTGAGCCGCGGCGAGGGGCTCTACCTGCCCCACGGGCTGGCGCGGGGCGCgcccctggagctgcacccCGGGCACCTGCGCGTGGCCCCCATGCCCGGCCACACGCGGGCGCACGTCAGCCTGCTGGCGGAGGGGACCTCGGCGGGGACGGTGGCGGTGGCGGGGGACGCGTTCGAGCACGGCGAGGATGAGGGGGAGTGGGAGGCGCTGAGCGAGGAGCCGGACGcgcagaggaggagcagggaggggttGGTGGCCGTGGCGGACGTGATCGTGCCCGGGCATGGGGAGCCCTTCAGGGTGGTCAGGGAGTGGGGGGagagagggcagcagcaggaggaggaggaggaggaggaggaggaaggcaggtgGAGGTGTGGGGGTGgcgaggtggaggaggaggaggagaaggaggagaagaaagagaagaagaaggagaagaaggaggaggaggaagagaagaagaagaagaaagagaagatggaGGAGGAAGGTGGCACCTCTGGACATGAGGacaatgaggaggaggaggaggaaggcaggtgGAGGTGTGGGGGTGgcgaggtggaggaggaggaggagaagaagaagaagaaagagaagaaggaggagaagaaggagaagatggAGGAGGAAGGTGGCACCTCTGGACATGAGGacaatgaggaggaggaggaggaggaag